The Populus trichocarpa isolate Nisqually-1 chromosome 11, P.trichocarpa_v4.1, whole genome shotgun sequence genome has a segment encoding these proteins:
- the LOC18103074 gene encoding NAC domain-containing protein 73 → MSKQPILFLEIPFSLSVSVYKLASIKFSLSLSLSLCPGIATCSELEAETTGKIPLWNENKRNTIEMTWCSNNSVYERAIQLATSSSKEDVFVEAETNEIRRITCPSCGHNFEFQDQGGIIHDLPGLPAGVKFDPTDQEILGHLEAKVLSDKRKLHPLIDEFIPSIEGENGICYTHPENLPGVSNDGQIRHFFHRPSKAYTTGTRKRRKVHTDEDGSETRWHKTGKTRQVFASGIVKGFKKILVLYTNYGRQRKPEKTNWVMHQYHLGDNEEEKDGELVVSKVFYQTQPRQCSSSIKDSLDNKSSNQSDLVDSHPLAKNSTDLLEFYNPSYISYDQGNYSSEIPPQFLPNLVVQGDGSPFTRLAAETSKGKLQRKW, encoded by the exons ATGTCCAAGCAACCCATTTTATTCCTAGAAATCccattctctctctctgtctctgttTATAAATTAGCCTCTAtcaaattctctctctctctctctctctctctctgtccaGGAATAGCTACTTGCAG CGAGCTTGAAGCCGAGACAACAGGGAAAATTCCTTTGTGGAATGAGAATAAGAGAAACACTATAGAGATGACATGGTGCAGTAATAATTCAGTATATGAAAGAGCCATTCAATTAGCCACAAGTAGCTCAAAAGAAGATGTTTTTGTCGAAGCAGAAACCAATGAAATTCGGAGGATAACTTGCCCTTCTTGTGGCCATAATTTTGAGTTCCAAGATCAG GGTGGTATAATTCATGATTTGCCGGGACTACCAGCAGGAGTGAAGTTTGATCCAACTGACCAAGAAATACTTGGGCATTTAGAAGCAAAGGTGTTATCAGACAAGCGTAAACTCCATCCTCTAATTGATGAATTTATCCCATCAATAGAGGGGGAGAATGGAATTTGCTACACTCATCCTGAGAATCTACCAG GAGTAAGCAATGATGGCCAAATCCGCCACTTCTTTCATCGTCCGTCAAAGGCATACACAACTGGAACTAGAAAACGCAGAAAGGTGCACACTGATGAAGATGGAAGTGAAACCAGATGGCACAAAACAGGCAAGACTAGGCAAGTTTTTGCTAGTGGGATAGTCAAGGGATTCAAAAAAATTCTGGTGCTCTACACTAATTATGGTAGGCAAAGGAAACCTGAAAAGACAAACTGGGTCATGCATCAATACCATCTTGGAGacaatgaagaagagaaagatggAGAGTTAGTGGTTTCAAAGGTTTTCTATCAAACTCAGCCAAGACAATGTAGTTCAAGCATTAAGGATTCACTTGACAATAAATCGTCAAATCAAAGTGATCTTGTTGATAGTCACCCTCTAGCCAAGAACAGTACAGATCTCCTTGAGTTCTATAATCCATCTTATATTTCTTATGATCAGGGGAATTACAGCAGTGAAATCCCACCTCAATTTCTCCCTAATTTGGTTGTTCAAGGTGACGGGTCTCCCTTTACTAGATTAGCTGCAGAGACAAGCAAAGGAAAGCTTCAGAGAAAATGGTGA
- the LOC18103075 gene encoding uncharacterized protein LOC18103075 yields the protein MFGFFRGSADSSPQSSYSQSSSSSMSPSPSAPPVTGPARPIRLVYCDEKGKFRMDPEAVATLQLVKEPIGVVSVCGRARQGKSFILNQLIGRSSGFQVASTHRPCTKGLWLWSAPLKRTALDGTQYNLLLLDSEGIDAYDQTGTYSTQIFSLAVLLSSMFIYNQMGGIDEAALDRLSLVTQMTKHIRVRASGGRSSASELGQFSPIFVWLLRDFYLDLVEDNRRITPRDYLELALRSVQGNGKDIAAKNEIRDSIRALFPDRECFPLVRPLNNENDLQHMDQISLDKLRPEFRAGLDALTKFVFERTRPKQIGATVMTGPVLVGITESYLEALNNGAVPTISSSWQSVEEAECRRAYDAATEIYMSSFDRSKPTEEVVLRESHEEAVKKSLAAFNAAAVGIGSARKKYEELLQKFSRRAFEDYKRNAFMEADLRCSNTIQNMEKRLRTVCHASDANVDNVVKVLDGLLSEYETSCHGPGKWQKLAMFLQQSLEGPILDLAKRLNDKIGSEKSSLVLRCRSIEDKMALLHKQLEASEKDKSEYMKRYDEAINEKKKLADDYMRRINDLQSNRSSLDERCSNLVKTLDTAKQETSNWKRKHDQVLSKQKADEEQAASEIAILKSRSSAAEARLAASHEQTRSAEEEAAEWKRKYDIAVRETKAALEKASNVQGRINKETQLREDALREEFSGRLVVKEDEIKEKNRKIEHAEQCLTTLNMELKAAESKMKSYDTEISSLKLEIKELAERLETANAKAQTYEREARILEQEKIHLEQRYRSEFERFAEVQERCNHAEKECKRATELADKARTDAVSAQKEKNEFQKLAMERLAQIERAQRHTESLDRQKNDLAGELESVRVSEMDAVLKVALLEARVEEREKEIESLLKSNNVERASTVKALQDLLDDERKAHSVANKRAEDFSLQLEVARAKLDSLQQEFTSVRLNESALDGKLKAASHGKRIRTEDVEMGVGSVQDTGTDDRRVKKRSRSTTSPVMLTQPEDGGSVFKGNEDNQSQRSDQEDYRKFTIQELKQELTKHNYGAEILKLRSHNKKDILALYEKYVLQKS from the exons ATGTTCGGCTTCTTTAGAGGAAGCGCCGACTCCTCTCCCCAGTCATCCTACTCTCAGTCGTCTTCTTCCTCTATGTCGCCGTCTCCGTCGGCTCCTCCTGTCACCGGACCAGCTAGGCCGATCCGACTTGTTTACTGCGATGAGAAAGGGAAGTTTCGGATGGATCCAGAAGCAGTGGCTACTCTCCAGCTTGTTAAGGAACCAATCGGTGTCGTTTCAGTCTGTGGTCGCGCTCGACAGGGAAAAAGCTTTATTTTGAATCAG CTTATTGGCAGGAGTAGTGGATTTCAAGTAGCATCCACTCATCGGCCATGTACAAAAGGACTTTGGTTGTGGAGTGCACCGTTAAAGAGAACTGCCCTTGATGGAACTCAGTACAATCTCTTACTGTTAGACAGTGAAGGAATAGATGCTTATGATCAAACA GGAACATACAGCACTCAGATATTCTCCTTAGCTGTCCTTCTATCTAGTATGTTCATTTACAATCAG ATGGGTGGTATAGATGAAGCAGCACTTGATCGACTCTCCCTTGTCACTCAAATGACAAAACATATTCGTGTTAGAGCTTCTGGTGGAAGAAGTTCAGCTTCTGAACTCGGGCAGTTCTCCCCAATTTTTGTTTGGCTTCTAAGG GATTTTTATCTGGATTTAGTTGAGGATAATAGGAGAATAACACCCCGTGACTATCTAGAGCTTGCTCTAAGGTCAGTTCAGGGAAATGGAAAAGATATAGCTGCTAAAAATGAG ATTCGGGACTCAATTCGAGCTCTGTTTCCAGACAGAGAATGCTTCCCTCTTGTGCGGCCTTTGAACAATGAAAATGATCTCCAGCATATGGATCAAATTTCG TTGGATAAACTAAGGCCTGAATTTAGAGCTGGGCTGGATGCATTGACAAAATTTGTTTTCGAGAGAACAAGGCCCAAGCAAATTGGCGCCACTGTAATGACAGGCCCAGTCCTTGTTGGTATTACAGAATCTTATCTAGAGGCTCTCAATAATGGTGCAGTACCAACAATATCTTCCTCATGGCAG AGTGTTGAAGAAGCTGAGTGTAGGCGAGCATATGACGCTGCCACAGAAATTTATATGTCGAGTTTTGACCGTTCGAAGCCAACTGAGGAA GTTGTTTTGAGAGAATCACATGAAGAAGCTGTTAAAAAATCACTGGCTGCATTTAATGCTGCCGCTGTGGGGATTGGTTCAGCAAGGAAGAAATATGAAGAGCTTCTCCAAAAATTCTCCAGAAGAGCATTTGAG GATTACAAGAGGAATGCATTTATGGAGGCAGACTTGAGATGTTCAAACACTATACAAAACATGGAAAAGAGACTGAGAACAGTCTGTCATGCTTCTGATGCCAATGTTGATAACGTTGTGAAA GTCCTTGATGGTCTTTTATCTGAATATGAAACATCATGTCATGGTCCAGGGAAATGGCAGAAATTAGCGATGTTCCTACAACAAAG TTTGGAAGGTCCAATACTTGACCTTGCAAAACggctaaatgataaaattggatCCGAGAAGAGTTCTCTTGTGCTGAGATGTCGCTCAATAGAGGATAAAATGGCGTTACTTCACAAGCAACTAGAAGCTAGTGAGAAAGATAAGTCTGAATATATGAAGCGATATGATGAAGCTattaatgaaaagaagaagcttGCTGATGATTATATGAGGCGCATAAATGATTTACAAAGTAATCGTAGTTCATTGGATGAGAGGTGTTCTAACTTGGTGAAAACATTGGATACTGCCAAGCAAGAAACATCCaactggaaaagaaaacatgatcAGGTGTTATCAAAGCAGAAAGCTGATGAAGAGCAAGCAGCTTCAGAGATTGCAATTCTCAAGTCTCGGAGCAGCGCTGCTGAAGCAAGGTTGGCTGCTTCTCATGAACAAACCAGGTCAGCTGAAGAAGAGGCAGCAGAGTGGAAACGGAAGTATGACATTGCTGTAAGAGAGACAAAAGCCGCTTTAGAGAAAGCGTCGAATGTGCAAGGAAGAATTAATAAAGAAACACAACTGAGGGAAGATGCACTGCGGGAAGAATTTTCTGGCCGTTTGGTTGTGAAG GAAGATGAAATAAAGGAGAAGAATAGGAAGATAGAGCATGCAGAGCAGTGTTTGACAACCTTAAACATGGAGCTAAAG GCTGCCGAGTCAAAAATGAAGAGTTATGATACTGAAATATCCTCCCTGAAGCTTGAAATCAAAGAGTTGGCTGAGAGACTGGAGACTGCAAATGCTAAGGCCCAAACTTATGAGAGAGAAGCTAGGATTCTGGAACAAGAGAAGATCCATCTGGAGCAAAGGTACCGATCTGAGTTTGAGAGGTTTGCAGAAGTCCAGGAAAGGTGTAATCATGCTGAAAAAGAATGTAAGAGGGCTACAGAATTAGCTGATAAAGCTAGGACTGATGCAGTATCtgcacaaaaggaaaaaaatgagtttcagaaATTGGCAATGGAAAGATTAGCCCAAATTGAGAGGGCTCAGAGGCATACTGAAAGCTTGGATAGACAGAAAAATGATCTGGCTGGTGAACTTGAAAGTGTTCGTGTGTCGGAGATGGATGCTGTCTTGAAAGTTGCATTGCTAGAAGCTAGAGTTgaagaaagggaaaaagaaatagAGTCACTTCTGAAATCAAACAATGTGGAGAGGGCTAGTACAGTTAAAGCACTTCAAGATCTTCTGGATGATGAACGGAAAGCCCACAGTGTTGCAAATAAAAGAGCTGAAGACTTCTCTCTTCAGTTGGAAGTAGCACGGGCTAAACTTGATTCCCTTCAACAGGAGTTTACTTCAGTTCGTCTGAATGAGTCAGCATTGGATGGCAAGCTTAAGGCTGCTTCCCATGGAAAACGAATTAGAACAGAAGATGTCGAAATGGGTGTAGGATCTGTTCAAGACACAGGCACAGATGACAGAAGAGTAAAGAAGAGGTCGAGGAGTACAACCAGCCCCGTAATGCTCACACAACCAGAAGATGGTGGTTCAGTGTTCAAGGGCAATGAGGATAATCAAAGTCAGCGATCGGACCAGGAAGATTATAGAAAGTTCACTATCCAGGAACTAAAGCAGGAACTTACAAAACATAATTATGGAGCTGAGATCCTCAAGTTGCGAAGTCACAACAAGAAAGACATCCTTGCATTATATGAGAAATATGTTCTCCAGAAGTCATGA